In a genomic window of Streptomyces sp. NBC_01231:
- a CDS encoding L-idonate 5-dehydrogenase, giving the protein MRAVVAHGAGDLRLEERPVPEPGPGEVAVDIRYGGICGSDLHYWRHGAVGEFRLREPLVLGHEIVGRVRAAGPGTQAPPPGTSVAVHPLASCGTCRQCAAGRRNTCLDTGYLGSAARNPHVQGGFADVLVVPAERVLPLPEGLDLRLAALAEPAAVAWHAVRQAGDVRGKRVLVTGAGPIGCLVVAALRAAGAGEITVTDVHEAPLAVAKQVGADSTVRIGGPSSGGDGLEGLAADIAIESSGSPAGLRTCVYGVDRGGLVVGLGLLPPGDTPVAANALITRELRLVGSFRFDTELGEVLRALADGRLPVDPVVTSVLPVTRTAEAFELAADPARSCKVLLDFAGPTTT; this is encoded by the coding sequence ATGCGAGCGGTCGTGGCCCACGGGGCGGGCGACCTGCGCCTGGAGGAGCGGCCGGTGCCGGAGCCCGGCCCCGGCGAGGTGGCGGTCGACATCCGCTACGGCGGGATCTGCGGCTCCGACCTGCACTACTGGCGACATGGCGCGGTCGGAGAGTTCCGGCTGCGCGAACCACTGGTCCTCGGTCACGAGATCGTCGGCCGGGTACGCGCGGCGGGCCCCGGCACGCAGGCCCCGCCGCCCGGGACCTCGGTGGCCGTGCACCCCCTGGCCTCCTGCGGCACGTGCCGACAGTGCGCAGCGGGACGGCGCAACACCTGCCTGGACACCGGCTATCTCGGCAGCGCCGCCCGAAACCCCCACGTCCAGGGCGGGTTCGCCGATGTCCTGGTCGTGCCCGCCGAACGGGTCCTGCCGCTGCCCGAGGGCCTTGACCTGCGGCTCGCCGCGCTCGCCGAGCCGGCTGCGGTCGCCTGGCACGCGGTACGGCAGGCCGGCGACGTGCGCGGCAAGCGGGTCCTGGTCACCGGTGCCGGACCGATCGGCTGCCTGGTGGTCGCGGCCCTGCGCGCCGCCGGGGCCGGTGAGATCACCGTGACCGATGTGCACGAGGCGCCGCTGGCCGTCGCCAAGCAGGTGGGCGCCGACTCGACCGTACGGATCGGCGGTCCCTCAAGTGGCGGGGACGGCCTGGAAGGACTGGCGGCGGACATCGCCATCGAGTCCTCGGGCAGCCCCGCCGGACTGCGCACCTGCGTGTACGGAGTGGACCGGGGTGGTCTGGTGGTGGGGCTCGGCCTGCTCCCGCCCGGGGACACCCCGGTCGCAGCGAACGCGCTGATCACGCGGGAGCTCCGGCTGGTCGGCTCCTTCCGTTTCGACACCGAACTCGGCGAGGTGCTCCGGGCGTTGGCCGACGGCCGCCTTCCGGTCGACCCGGTGGTGACCTCCGTACTCCCCGTGACACGCACCGCCGAGGCCTTCGAACTGGCAGCCGACCCGGCGCGTTCCTGCAAGGTGCTCCTCGACTTCGCGGGTCCGACAACAACCTGA
- a CDS encoding D-glycerate dehydrogenase — translation MSDAPVPRPRVAVSRSGLPGTAVRRLASRYDVIAWKGTAPPTSAELCALVRGCEGLLVLGSDRVDAALLDAAGPGLRVVALASMGYDGVDVDAAAARGVVVTHTPDVLADTTADVAMALILMARRRLGASMDALRRGEWGAFRMDAFLGLDVQGATLGLIGYGQIAKALARRAAGFGMRVQHHHPRRKEDGELSRWVTFADLLRTSDVVSVHTPLTPETAGMIGGPELALMKPTATLVNTGRGGIVDEEALLTALHDGTLHSAGLDVMTDEPRTDPADPLFAEPRLVVLPHVGSATEATRAAMVDLAARNIEAVLDGERAPTPVPATMGRPRPVAARDAGGVNVVLP, via the coding sequence ATGTCCGACGCCCCCGTGCCCCGTCCACGCGTCGCCGTCAGCCGCAGCGGTCTGCCAGGGACCGCCGTCCGGCGGCTGGCCTCGCGGTACGACGTCATCGCCTGGAAGGGGACGGCGCCGCCCACCTCGGCCGAGCTGTGCGCGCTGGTCCGGGGCTGCGAGGGACTGCTCGTCCTCGGCAGTGACCGGGTGGACGCCGCCCTGCTGGACGCCGCCGGCCCCGGCCTCCGTGTCGTGGCGCTGGCGTCGATGGGCTACGACGGCGTGGACGTCGACGCCGCCGCCGCGCGCGGTGTGGTCGTCACCCACACCCCCGACGTACTGGCCGACACCACCGCCGACGTGGCCATGGCACTGATCCTGATGGCGCGACGGCGCCTCGGGGCCAGCATGGACGCGTTGCGGCGCGGCGAGTGGGGCGCCTTCAGGATGGACGCCTTCCTCGGACTCGACGTGCAGGGCGCGACGCTCGGGCTCATCGGCTACGGGCAGATCGCCAAGGCCCTCGCGCGTCGGGCTGCCGGATTCGGCATGCGGGTCCAGCACCACCATCCCCGCCGCAAGGAGGACGGCGAGTTGTCCCGCTGGGTCACCTTCGCCGACCTGCTGCGTACCAGTGACGTGGTGTCCGTGCACACCCCGCTGACGCCCGAGACCGCCGGCATGATCGGCGGGCCCGAGCTGGCTCTGATGAAGCCGACGGCGACGCTCGTCAACACCGGACGGGGCGGCATCGTCGACGAGGAGGCTCTGCTCACCGCGCTGCACGACGGGACACTGCACTCGGCGGGGCTGGACGTGATGACGGACGAGCCGCGAACGGACCCCGCCGATCCGCTGTTCGCCGAGCCGCGCCTGGTGGTGCTGCCGCACGTGGGCTCGGCGACGGAGGCAACACGGGCGGCGATGGTGGACCTGGCGGCACGCAACATCGAGGCCGTACTGGACGGGGAGAGAGCGCCGACTCCGGTGCCGGCGACCATGGGGCGGCCCCGTCCGGTCGCCGCGAGGGACGCCGGCGGAGTGAACGTCGTGCTGCCCTGA
- a CDS encoding MarR family winged helix-turn-helix transcriptional regulator has product MTTTTPTIAADLDLARALTLVERTVVQRLGEALKAEGATLEEWRVLSFLGDGAGHPMTEVAESALLTAPTLTKVVDRMVSLNLVLRRVDDADRRRVLVFASERGSEALTRWTAAVEREQEHIVTVLGTEETALLRTLLQRASRRLG; this is encoded by the coding sequence ATGACCACGACCACCCCCACGATCGCAGCCGACCTCGACCTGGCGCGAGCCCTCACGCTCGTGGAGCGGACCGTCGTCCAAAGGCTCGGTGAGGCACTGAAGGCGGAAGGCGCGACGCTCGAGGAGTGGCGCGTGCTGTCGTTCCTCGGCGACGGCGCCGGACATCCGATGACGGAGGTCGCCGAGTCCGCCCTGCTGACCGCACCGACCCTGACCAAGGTCGTCGACCGGATGGTGTCCCTCAATCTCGTCCTGCGCCGGGTGGACGACGCGGACCGGCGGCGCGTCCTGGTGTTCGCGTCGGAGCGGGGCAGCGAGGCGCTGACACGCTGGACCGCGGCGGTCGAACGCGAGCAGGAGCACATCGTGACGGTCCTCGGCACCGAGGAGACGGCCCTGCTGCGGACGTTGCTGCAACGGGCCTCGAGGCGGCTGGGCTGA
- a CDS encoding substrate-binding domain-containing protein: protein MIEKASVRLGSPAGRTGDALDVALVVPLQGPAGIFGPSCECCAQLAAEEVNAESGVLGRELRLTLVDGGAPPEQVASEVDALISGGVIDAVAGWHISAVREVVAPRIDGRVPYVYTALYEGGERSPGVFLTGETPGRQLRPALQWFACELGIRRWTIVGDDYVWPRSSARAARRYLRELGGEVCDEMYVPLGTKDFGPVLARVAASDCEAVLMLLIGDDAVLFNRAFTAAGLDRDHIRFSSLIEENVLLATGPENTRGLMTSAGYFEDLPTASGLDFAAAYGRRFGPRAPVLNSLGESCYEGVRMLIELLRRAGTVDVPRIQAAAEGLEYETPRGTVRIQDRHLEQRVFLAAADGLRWDVLQQLP, encoded by the coding sequence ATGATCGAGAAGGCGTCTGTCCGGCTCGGCTCTCCGGCAGGCCGGACCGGGGACGCGCTGGATGTCGCCCTGGTGGTTCCGCTCCAGGGCCCGGCCGGGATCTTCGGCCCGTCCTGCGAGTGCTGTGCCCAGCTCGCGGCCGAGGAGGTCAACGCCGAGTCCGGCGTGCTGGGCAGGGAGCTGCGGCTCACGCTCGTCGACGGCGGGGCGCCGCCCGAGCAGGTGGCGAGCGAGGTCGACGCGCTGATCTCCGGCGGCGTCATCGACGCGGTGGCCGGCTGGCACATCTCCGCCGTCCGCGAGGTCGTCGCCCCGCGCATCGACGGCCGCGTGCCGTACGTCTACACGGCGCTCTACGAAGGCGGCGAGCGGTCCCCGGGCGTGTTCCTCACGGGCGAGACCCCGGGCCGCCAACTGCGGCCCGCGTTGCAGTGGTTCGCCTGCGAACTCGGTATCCGGCGCTGGACCATCGTCGGCGACGACTACGTCTGGCCCCGCTCCTCCGCCCGCGCCGCCCGCCGCTACCTGCGCGAACTCGGCGGCGAAGTCTGCGACGAGATGTACGTGCCGCTCGGCACCAAGGACTTCGGCCCGGTTCTGGCCCGGGTCGCGGCCAGCGACTGCGAGGCCGTCCTCATGCTGCTGATCGGTGACGACGCCGTCCTCTTCAACCGCGCGTTCACCGCGGCCGGGCTCGACCGCGACCACATCCGGTTCAGCTCGCTGATCGAGGAGAACGTCCTGCTGGCGACCGGACCGGAGAACACCCGGGGCCTGATGACCTCGGCCGGCTACTTCGAGGACCTGCCGACCGCTTCGGGTCTCGACTTCGCCGCCGCGTACGGACGCCGGTTCGGGCCCCGGGCTCCGGTGCTCAACAGCCTCGGCGAGTCCTGCTACGAGGGTGTCCGCATGCTCATCGAGCTGCTGCGCCGGGCCGGAACCGTGGATGTGCCCCGAATCCAGGCGGCCGCCGAGGGACTCGAGTACGAGACTCCGCGCGGCACGGTCCGGATACAGGACCGCCACCTCGAACAGCGCGTGTTCCTTGCCGCGGCCGACGGTCTGCGGTGGGACGTGCTCCAGCAGCTGCCCTAG
- a CDS encoding zinc ribbon domain-containing protein: MATYRYRCAHCGPFDVIRPIGRALPEEPCETCSDQARRVFTPPMLSRTSAPLARALRAQEASAHEPRVVTEVPPTHRRPGPHADPRHAQLPKP, from the coding sequence ATGGCCACCTATCGCTACCGCTGCGCCCACTGCGGCCCCTTCGACGTGATCCGTCCGATCGGCCGCGCCCTGCCCGAAGAACCCTGCGAAACCTGCTCCGACCAGGCCCGCCGGGTCTTCACCCCTCCGATGCTCAGCCGCACGTCCGCTCCGCTGGCCCGCGCCCTGCGCGCCCAGGAAGCCAGCGCCCACGAACCACGCGTCGTCACCGAGGTGCCGCCGACCCACCGCCGTCCCGGCCCGCACGCCGATCCCCGTCACGCCCAGTTGCCGAAGCCCTGA
- a CDS encoding acetamidase/formamidase family protein: MPEVVFSVDQAMSMRDQKVPGHNRWHPDIPPAVTVKPGTDFRIECRDWTDNQIGNNDSANDVRDVDLTHAHMLSGPIAVEGAEPGDLLVVDILDLGPVPQAQGEGSGEGWGYTGVFAKNNGGGFLTDRFPDSYKAVWDFHGQQATSRHLPGVRYTGITHPGLFGTAPSAELLARWNAREQALIDTDPHRVPALALPPLADNALAGTATGETASLIAAEGARTVPARENGGNHDIKNFTRGSRVFYPVLVPGALLSGGDLHFSQGDGEITFCGAIEMGGFIDLHVDLIKGGMEKYGVTTNPIFMPGNVAPQYTEFISFVGISVDHETDTNHYLDATMAYKNACLNAVDYLTTFGYSGEQAYLLLGSAPIEGRLSGVVDIPNACSTLYLPTAIFDFDIRPTAEGPRKADRGQCAVTS; encoded by the coding sequence ATGCCCGAAGTCGTCTTCAGCGTCGACCAGGCCATGTCCATGCGCGACCAGAAGGTCCCCGGCCACAACCGTTGGCATCCCGACATCCCGCCCGCCGTCACCGTGAAGCCGGGCACGGACTTCCGCATCGAGTGCCGCGACTGGACCGACAACCAGATCGGCAACAACGACTCGGCCAACGACGTCCGTGACGTCGACCTCACCCACGCCCACATGCTCAGCGGCCCGATCGCCGTGGAGGGCGCCGAGCCCGGTGACCTGCTCGTCGTCGACATCCTCGACCTGGGCCCCGTACCGCAGGCGCAGGGCGAGGGCTCCGGGGAGGGCTGGGGCTACACCGGCGTCTTCGCCAAGAACAACGGCGGCGGCTTCCTCACCGACCGCTTCCCCGACTCGTACAAGGCCGTCTGGGACTTCCACGGCCAGCAGGCCACCTCACGCCACCTCCCCGGCGTCCGCTACACCGGCATCACCCACCCCGGCCTCTTCGGCACCGCGCCCTCCGCCGAGCTGCTGGCCCGCTGGAACGCCCGCGAGCAGGCCCTCATCGACACCGACCCGCACCGGGTACCGGCGCTCGCCCTGCCGCCGCTCGCCGACAACGCGCTGGCCGGCACGGCGACCGGCGAGACCGCCTCCCTCATCGCCGCCGAAGGCGCCCGCACGGTCCCCGCCCGGGAGAACGGCGGCAACCACGACATCAAGAACTTCACGCGCGGCTCGCGGGTCTTCTACCCCGTCCTCGTCCCGGGCGCCCTGCTGTCCGGCGGCGACCTGCACTTCAGCCAGGGCGACGGCGAGATCACCTTCTGCGGTGCCATCGAGATGGGCGGCTTCATCGACCTGCACGTCGACCTGATCAAGGGCGGCATGGAGAAGTACGGGGTCACCACCAACCCCATCTTCATGCCGGGCAACGTAGCTCCGCAGTACACCGAGTTCATCTCGTTCGTCGGCATCTCCGTCGACCACGAGACCGACACCAACCACTACCTCGACGCGACGATGGCGTACAAGAACGCCTGCCTCAACGCCGTCGACTACCTCACGACCTTCGGCTACAGCGGAGAGCAGGCCTACCTCCTGCTCGGCTCGGCACCCATCGAGGGCCGGCTCAGCGGCGTCGTGGACATACCCAACGCGTGCAGCACCCTCTACCTCCCCACGGCGATCTTCGACTTCGACATCCGGCCGACAGCCGAGGGGCCGAGGAAAGCAGACCGCGGCCAGTGCGCCGTCACGTCCTGA